ACAGAGCCGTGTAAGGGCGATCGCTTCTTGAATTACAGTAGGTGTAATCGGTCGCACTGGATCTCCGAGCAGTGGCTTCGATGTGACAACGCCGCGATAGATATTATCACCTCCTACCTGCACCCCCAGCACCGCCGCATAGATACATTCACTCCAGCCAGAATTGGGGCTTGGATCTGCGATCGCATCCCGACGACACACCTGCAACACCTGACGCGGACGGCGAGACCAGATAGCTAGGGTAAGAACCGTCAGGCGACAAGGCAACCAGGTAAGGATATCTTCCAAACGAGCACTACACCAACCAAGATATGTATAGGGAGCGCGTCGGTAGCCCACCATAGAATCTAGGGTGCTGGCGGCTTTGTAGCCCATGGCAAGCGCCACGGCCGCCATGGGGTGGATCAGGGCTCCTAGGATGGCGTAGAACAGGGGAGCCATGACGCCGTCTACAGCATTTTCGGTAACGGTTTCCAGGACAGCCCGCAAAATTTCAACTTCGGAGAGTTGGTCGGTGTCGCGGCCCACATAGCGGCTGAGACGCGATCGCGATTCTTCTAGGTCTCCCTGCTGAAGTGGCGTGAGGACATCTAGGGCCGCATCCCGAAGACTGCGGCCGGCTATGCAGGCGGACAGGAAGAGGATAGCGAGGATCATGCCCAGGATCGGATGGAGGTAATTGCCTAGCCACACCAGACCGAAGGCGATCGCCCCACTGCCAAGGATGACTAGTAGAGTTAGCCCAATACCGGCCAGGCGCAGCGTCCAGGGCACCTTGAGCCACGCGATCGCCACGCGACTGTAGGCAGAAATCACCCAGCCCATGAACTGGACGGGGTGGGGCAAACTCCAGGGATCGCCTATGAGATAATCAAGCAGCGCCGCACCGCCGAGCAGGGCAATGGCGCTTAGGTCTGGTGTGCCCATGGTGATCCTGTCTGTAGTCTGAATATTATGAAATCTATTGCCATTCTTGGAACGTCGTCAAATGCGGGCAAAAGCTGGGTGACTACAGCCTTGGGGG
This sequence is a window from Candidatus Obscuribacterales bacterium. Protein-coding genes within it:
- the cbiB gene encoding adenosylcobinamide-phosphate synthase CbiB produces the protein MGTPDLSAIALLGGAALLDYLIGDPWSLPHPVQFMGWVISAYSRVAIAWLKVPWTLRLAGIGLTLLVILGSGAIAFGLVWLGNYLHPILGMILAILFLSACIAGRSLRDAALDVLTPLQQGDLEESRSRLSRYVGRDTDQLSEVEILRAVLETVTENAVDGVMAPLFYAILGALIHPMAAVALAMGYKAASTLDSMVGYRRAPYTYLGWCSARLEDILTWLPCRLTVLTLAIWSRRPRQVLQVCRRDAIADPSPNSGWSECIYAAVLGVQVGGDNIYRGVVTSKPLLGDPVRPITPTVIQEAIALTRLCLFLWLGCGLVLVLLSKANSIR